TATGTAAAGAAAACGTTTTGGGGAAAGAGTTTTCTAGTAAATTTTAGGTATTTCTAGCTAACTGTTTAGGGTAGTGGTTAACGTTAATAGTCTGTATAATAATAGTAGACAGGACAAGTGGTATCCAAGAACCACAGTGGATTTTTATACCAACAAACATAGTTTTTGGCTTTTTGATGGAAACAAAGCTCCCTGTCATTGACAAGCGTGGTGTTCATGAATATAGGTTTTACAAAGTTAGTTATGGAAATGTACCTTTACTTCATTAGAGTTCTGGTTTTAAATGAAGAACACAGCACTTATATTCAGGTTTACTTGAAAGATGTGCAGACTGGGGTGGGAGCTATTTTGTAGATTGTCTGCTAACCTTGTGTGTACTTGGGTGCATTATTTTCAGATTGTGCCCTCCTGTGGCATCTAGGTAAAGCTCAGCCACAGGAATTTGACCTAAATAGTGAGACCatcagttggttagtgtgtggtgctgataacaccaaagtccgtGGTTTGATACCTATaccggccagccatcaaaaatgAATAGGTATACATACAGACCAACCATTTCCAGGTCACCAGTAAAAAACAGTATTTGGGTGCTTTCTGATCTGATTTTAGTAAATTCTTTTAAGCTTTGAACAGTGCATTCTCCAAGTCCCATTCTCTGAGTGTTCTTTGATGTTGACCTGCTGTAACTGTACTTTTATAATCCTAGGTCTCAATGGGATCTAAGAAATTCACcttgcacagagagagagagagattactaGGATGGGGAGTGGAGTGTTGTAACAGTCTAGGGGCCAGAGGACCTGAGTAATTACCTGTCTAGGTACCAcagcttgcagttctaactcacTTCCCGTGTCCTGGAGACCTGTAAAATCCCCCATGCCTGTGAAACTCTAAGcaattattattctatttaaaaattgcttttgtttaGTTTACTACATTATGAAAactttaagggctggctggttagcacagttggttagagcatggtgttataacactaaggtcaagggttcagatccttgtactgggcaactgtcaaaaaaaaaaaagaatacttttttctttgtctctgtagAAACAtatctccttttattttatttttttaacattttattgttttattttattttaaattttttggcagctggccgtaaggggatctgaacccttgaccttggtgttataacaccacactctaacagctgagctaagtggccagtcTATCTCCATTTTAAATGTGCCTGCACTATTAATGAAACAATCTTTGTCTCATCATTTGGtaaaatgattcttttaaaaaatttttggtgaCTGCACTAGTAacagggatcgaactctggaccttggtgttatcaacaccacgctctaaccaaataAGCTAACCAGTCCTAtacactatattttattttttcattatttattttttggcagctggttggtaaggggatctgaacccttgatcttggcgTTACAAGGCTGTGAAATGATTCTTATCTATAATTTTTTACTGAATATGGGTCATAAGTAGTgggattaaatatttaagtttgtACCTTTACtttgaaaacaaaactgaaaatgaatgACACATAAGAACAGGGATTTCAAAATGTTACCTTTGTTGGCaggtttttttcaaaaaaatgctTACGTCAAAAATCATACATTgctcccttcccctcctttccAGTTCTAGGTCTCGTTCCAGATCATATTCTCCAGCTCataacagagaaagaaatcaccCAAGAGTGTATCAGAATCGGGATTTCCGAGGTCACAACAGAGGCTATAGAAGGCCCTATTATTTCCGTGGGCGCAACAGAGGCTTTTATCCATGGGGCCAGTATAACCGAGGCGGCTATGGAAACTACCGCTCAAATTGGCAGAATTATCGGCAAGCATACAGTCCTCGTCGGGGCCGTTCCAGATCCCGGTCCCCAAAGAGAAGGTCCCCTTCACCAAGGTCCAGGAGCCATTCTAGAAACTCCGATAAGTCTTCTTCTGACAGGTCAAGGCGCTCCTCATCCTCTCGTTCTTCCTCCAACCACAGCCGAGTTGAATCTTCTAAGCGCAAATCTGCAAAGGAGAAAAAGTCCTCTTCCAAGGATAGCCGGCCATCTCAGGCTGCTGGGGATAACCAGGGAGATGAGGCCAAGGAGCAGACATTCTCTGGAGGCACCTCTCAAGATACAAAAGCATCTGAGAGCTCAAAGCCGTGGCCAGATGCCAACACCTACAGCACTGGTTCTGCATCACGGGCCTCGGCAGTTTCTGAGCTGAGTCCCCGGGAACGGAGCCCAGCTCTAAAAAGCCCCCTGCAGTCTGTGGTGGTGAGGCGGCGGTCACCTCGTCCTAGCCCTGTGCCAAAACCTAGTCCTCCACTTTCCAGCACATCCCAGATGAGCTCATCTCTGCCGAGTGGTGCTGGGTATCAGTCTGGGACACACCAAGGTCAGTTTGACCATGGTTCTGGGTCCTTGAGTCCGTCCAAAAAGAGCCCTGTGGGTAAGAGTCCACCGGCCACTGGCTCAACGTATGGCTCATCTCAGAAGGAGGAGAGTGCTGCTTCAGGAGGAGCAGCCTATACAAAGAGGCAAGTATTTTGTTTCCCCTGCCTGGTTGTGTTTTTATCTTATCATCTGGCAATTTAATTGTAATATGATCTAAGGTAATAATGTAATCCccatttcctaatttttcattAGCAAACATTAAAAGTATCACCCAAGGAAACCTTTAGCTTAACTCTAGCTTTCCTACCTTCCTGAATTTGTATTGCAGCATAAAAGTTTCTTTAGACTACTCTGCAATGAcgttttcacatttaaaatttgcCTTGGATTCTACCAATGTAAGCCAAAGAACAGTAGAGATTTGTGGGTCAGCTGTCAAAAAAATATGGTCTTTGCCAAAATGAATGGCTATTGGAGCTGTTAGATTCTCTAGGACCCACCATCCACTGTGTCCGATCTGCATCAGCCCATCACGGTGAAGAGCTGCACCCTCATACCCTCCAGTTGAGGAGACTGGGCAGGATGGGAAAGTCCAAGGCTTAGTCCAGGAAGGCCTTGTTTTATAACTACAAGGTGGGTGCATGTCCCAGTAGAAGCCAACCAGGCTGCGTGTTAGGAGAGGACATGGCAGTGCTTCTATCTTTCTACTCTGGGGGACACGGTGAGTTGGAATGCGAATCTTTGTTTGTGTGGTTGGACCGATTGGGATGGTAGAGAGCTTACAGGGAAGTTGCATTGGGACCAGGTTGTGGTCAAGAGGCTCTTAACCTGGCAAAtggtttcccttttttttttttcttttttcttattatagttTTCTTTGATACCCTACTATCCCATGATTTTTCTTTGCCATGTTAATGCAACTCTAATTTGATTAAGCTCTCTCCATTAATGGTACAGGTGAGATGTTCAGAGTCTATACTACTCCTCCCTTTAGTAAGTCTACTTTAAAGTGTAAATTTGTTCCTTTCCAGGACTGTGAATCTTGTTAGAAGACTGAGCGTGAGCTCtgcttttttataaaaagagtAATGATTTTTGCTGCTACCGTCCTCTCCCCCATTAACAAGTATTTTGTTTGTGTTCACAGTATATTTCATATTTAGATCTTCTAGGTGACTTGAAGCAAATTTGAAGTCTCTTTTGAGACTTGTATTTCCAAGTGTGAGTTGTATAAAAGCAAAACAGTCCAAGGTTGAACGTACTATGTTAACTTTGCTGAAAGCAGATTGTAAGTGACTGATTGAAGGTTGGGTAAgaccttagttttttttttcttccctagaTTACATTACAGGTaagtaggtttttgtttttgttgtttggtaTCATAAGAATAATGTTTGCCATTCTCTTTGGTTGCTTTTGTAAGACACAGCAGACACAGCTCCATGGACTATGTTTCTCTTAAACACCAAGTTCATAGATCTGTGAATggtagtttttcaaaaattagaaaataaccaAGTAGAAAGTCCTTTGGTAATACTGGAATCCAGAAGACGTATTTGTTCAGAGAATCAAAAACCAAAGATTATATGGTGCTATTTTAGAGCAGGTTGCTTAAGAAGCCTCTTGTGTATCTCCCTTGTGTTTTTATAACTAGGTATCTAGAAGAGCAGAAGACAGAGAATGGAAAAGATAAGgagcagaaacaaacaaatactgataaagagaaaatgaaagagaaagggagCTTTTCTGACACAGGCTTGGGTGatggaaaaatgaaatctgaTCCATTTGCTCCCAAAACTGATACTGAGAAGCCTTTTCGGGGCAGCCAATCTCCCAAAAGGTATAAGCTCCGAGATGACTTTGAAAAGAAGATGGCTGACTTCCACAAGGAGGAGATGGATGATCAAGATAAGGACAAAGCTAAGGGAAGGAAGGAATCTGAGTTTGATGATGAACCCAAATTTATGTCTAAAGTCATAGCAGGtgcaaacaaaaaccaagagGAGGAGAAGTCAGGCAAATGGGAGGGTCTGATGTATGCACCTCCAGggaaggaaaagcagagaaaaacagaggAGCTAGAGGAGGAATCTTTCTCAGAGAGATCCAAAAAGGAGGATCGGGGAGGGACCAAGAGAACCGAAAGTGGGCACAGAGGGTTTGTACCGGAAAAGAATTTCAGAGTGACTGCTTACAAAGCAGTCCAGGAGAAAAGTTCATCACCTCCCCCAAGAAAGACCTCTGAGAGCCGAGACAAGCTGGGAGCCAAAGGAGACTTTTCCTCAGGGAAGTCTTCCTTTTCCATTACTCGAGAGGCCCAGGTCAATGTCCGGATGGACTCTTTTGATGAGGACCTTGCACGGTGAGATATATTCCTTCTTGATCCTCAGGACTTTAGTGGCATAAGTGATGTCTCCTAACCCCTCTCCCTGAGGACATTCTGTATTCCCCACTGCTGTACAAATTTCAATGCTGATACCCTCATGTGCACCTGTCTCCAGTGGAGAATGTATGTCCCGACTGATTATGTGCTTTGGGGGCAGTATCATTAGAGTGGTGAAAGTGTCTTCTCAGTCTTTAGTGACTGGCTTTCTTGGTTGCTGGGTCCCCTgtgcttctctcttgctctctgttcATCACCACCCCCATCCCCATTCCTACCGTATTTCTTCCTAGCTATGTTTGCCTGTGAAACCATCCAGGGCCTGCTTCTCCATTCTTAGCTGGTTCACCAAGGTCTATATATATCACAGGCCTCTACCATCAAATAACATAGAAGCTTtagagttgagagagagagatcctcccTCACACACTCTATAGGAAAGAGTGGTGAGGCCAGGCTGTTTTTTACTTGGTGTGAACCACCCACCCAATTCAAGTCTGCTTGAGCAGCATTCCAGCCACATCCCACTCCTGCTTCATTATGTTGCTTCCATTATGTCATCCATTATGTTGAATGGCTTTGGCTGGCCAACCTAGCTGATCTTTTAGAATACCTTGCCATTTGTTGTATGTGCTAAAACCAGCAGTGACCCCTAAGACTGAATCACTGAGGTTTTTACACTTCATCCCAGTGAAGAAAGTGAAGAGAGagattttagatatatttttccaTAGTTATGGTTTGTTGAAGTTGCGTTGAACTTTggtaggaagagaaaaaggagcttTTGGACAGATTTAAAACTCTTTGGAAAAAAGTGTTGTATTCTTATGGTTTAAGTGTTCTGACATTTTGTATATATTGTTACATGGGCCtccctgtatttctttttcagaccCAGTGGCTTATTGGCTCAGGAACGCAAGCTTTGTCGGGATCTAGTCCATAGCAACAAAAAGGAACAGGAATTTCGTTCCATTTTCCAGCACATACAATCAGCTCAGTCTCAGCGTAGCCCCTCAGAATTGTTTGCCCAGCATATAGTGACCATTGTTCACCATGTTAAAGGTGAGTCCAGACCTCAGCCTGTTTCACACTCCCTTTCCACACTTTTAGTTTCCACTGTTATAAGCAGAAGGATGAGTGGTGAATAAGGGAGCCTTTTGGTGCACTTTATCTAATTGCAAGGGCATTTGAAGCTAGGGGCTGGCTTGAAGAAAATTCTTTCCAGTGAGacttttccatgtttttaattACAGAGCTGAGAATTTTGAAATGCTAGTAACCTGTGATCAAGAGAATAGGTAAAATCCTTAATATGAagatttaaaatggttttaaaagatTTTCCAGCACCTCTTTCTTTTCTAGTGTTTTCTTGCAGACATTTTGGTatgaattttttccccaaattattcTACCGTCCTCTGGGCAAATAGAGGTGGGTAGTTTGGGGAATGGCCAAGAAAAGTGAtgtagggggccggcccgtggctcactggggagagtgcggtgctgataacaccaaggccccgggttcggatcccatatacggatggccggttcgctcactgggtgagcgtggt
The sequence above is drawn from the Cynocephalus volans isolate mCynVol1 chromosome 8, mCynVol1.pri, whole genome shotgun sequence genome and encodes:
- the THRAP3 gene encoding thyroid hormone receptor-associated protein 3 isoform X1; amino-acid sequence: MSKTNKSKSGSRSSRSRSASRSRSRSFSKSRSRSRSVSRSRKRRLSSRSRSRSYSPAHNRERNHPRVYQNRDFRGHNRGYRRPYYFRGRNRGFYPWGQYNRGGYGNYRSNWQNYRQAYSPRRGRSRSRSPKRRSPSPRSRSHSRNSDKSSSDRSRRSSSSRSSSNHSRVESSKRKSAKEKKSSSKDSRPSQAAGDNQGDEAKEQTFSGGTSQDTKASESSKPWPDANTYSTGSASRASAVSELSPRERSPALKSPLQSVVVRRRSPRPSPVPKPSPPLSSTSQMSSSLPSGAGYQSGTHQGQFDHGSGSLSPSKKSPVGKSPPATGSTYGSSQKEESAASGGAAYTKRYLEEQKTENGKDKEQKQTNTDKEKMKEKGSFSDTGLGDGKMKSDPFAPKTDTEKPFRGSQSPKRYKLRDDFEKKMADFHKEEMDDQDKDKAKGRKESEFDDEPKFMSKVIAGANKNQEEEKSGKWEGLMYAPPGKEKQRKTEELEEESFSERSKKEDRGGTKRTESGHRGFVPEKNFRVTAYKAVQEKSSSPPPRKTSESRDKLGAKGDFSSGKSSFSITREAQVNVRMDSFDEDLARPSGLLAQERKLCRDLVHSNKKEQEFRSIFQHIQSAQSQRSPSELFAQHIVTIVHHVKEHHFGSSGMTLHERFTKYLKRGTEQEAAKNKKSPEIHRRIDISPSTFRKHGLAHDEMKSPREPGYKAEGKYKDDPVDLRLDIERRKKHKERDLKRGKSRESVDSRDSSHSRERSAEKTEKTHKGSKKQKKHRRARDRSRSSSSSSQSSHSYKAEEYTEETEEREESTTGFDKSRLGTKDFVGPSERGGGRARGTFQFRARGRGWGRGNYSGNNNNNSNNDFQKRNREEEWDPEYTPKSKKYYLHDDREGEGSDKWVGRGRGRGSFPRGRGRFMFRKSSTSPKWAHDKFSGEEGEIEDDESGTENREEKDNLQPTAE
- the THRAP3 gene encoding thyroid hormone receptor-associated protein 3 isoform X3, with the translated sequence MSKTNKSKSGSRSSRSRSASRSRSRSFSKSRSRSRSVSRSRKRRLSSRSRSRSYSPAHNRERNHPRVYQNRDFRGHNRGYRRPYYFRGRNRGFYPWGQYNRGGYGNYRSNWQNYRQAYSPRRGRSRSRSPKRRSPSPRSRSHSRNSDKSSSDRSRRSSSSRSSSNHSRVESSKRKSAKEKKSSSKDSRPSQAAGDNQGDEAKEQTFSGGTSQDTKASESSKPWPDANTYSTGSASRASAVSELSPRERSPALKSPLQSVVVRRRSPRPSPVPKPSPPLSSTSQMSSSLPSGAGYQSGTHQGQFDHGSGSLSPSKKSPVGKSPPATGSTYGSSQKEESAASGGAAYTKRYLEEQKTENGKDKEQKQTNTDKEKMKEKGSFSDTGLGDGKMKSDPFAPKTDTEKPFRGSQSPKRPSGLLAQERKLCRDLVHSNKKEQEFRSIFQHIQSAQSQRSPSELFAQHIVTIVHHVKEHHFGSSGMTLHERFTKYLKRGTEQEAAKNKKSPEIHRRIDISPSTFRKHGLAHDEMKSPREPGYKAEGKYKDDPVDLRLDIERRKKHKERDLKRGKSRESVDSRDSSHSRERSAEKTEKTHKGSKKQKKHRRARDRSRSSSSSSQSSHSYKAEEYTEETEEREESTTGFDKSRLGTKDFVGPSERGGGRARGTFQFRARGRGWGRGNYSGNNNNNSNNDFQKRNREEEWDPEYTPKSKKYYLHDDREGEGSDKWVGRGRGRGSFPRGRGRFMFRKSSTSPKWAHDKFSGEEGEIEDDESGTENREEKDNLQPTAE
- the THRAP3 gene encoding thyroid hormone receptor-associated protein 3 isoform X2 yields the protein MSKTNKSKSGSRSSRSRSASRSRSRSFSKSRSRSRSVSRSRKRRLSSRSRSRSYSPAHNRERNHPRVYQNRDFRGHNRGYRRPYYFRGRNRGFYPWGQYNRGGYGNYRSNWQNYRQAYSPRRGRSRSRSPKRRSPSPRSRSHSRNSDKSSSDRSRRSSSSRSSSNHSRVESSKRKSAKEKKSSSKDSRPSQAAGDNQGDEAKEQTFSGGTSQDTKASESSKPWPDANTYSTGSASRASAVSELSPRERSPALKSPLQSVVVRRRSPRPSPVPKPSPPLSSTSQMSSSLPSGAGYQSGTHQGQFDHGSGSLSPSKKSPVGKSPPATGSTYGSSQKEESAASGGAAYTKRYLEEQKTENGKDKEQKQTNTDKEKMKEKGSFSDTGLGDGKMKSDPFAPKTDTEKPFRGSQSPKRYKLRDDFEKKMADFHKEEMDDQDKDKAKGRKESEFDDEPKFMSKVIAGANKNQEEEKSGKWEGLMYAPPGKEKQRKTEELEEESFSERSKKEDRGGTKRTESGHRGFVPEKNFRVTAYKAVQEKSSSPPPRKTSESRDKLGAKGDFSSGKSSFSITREAQVNVRMDSFDEDLARPSGLLAQERKLCRDLVHSNKKEQEFRSIFQHIQSAQSQRSPSELFAQHIVTIVHHVKEHHFGSSGMTLHERFTKYLKRGTEQEAAKNKKSPEIHRRIDISPSTFRKHGLAHDEMKSPREPGYKAEGKYKDDPVDLRLDIERRKKHKERDLKRGKSRESVDSRDSSHSRERSAEKTEKTHKGSKKQKKHRRARDRSRSSSSSSQSSHSYKAEEYTEETEEREESTTGFDKSRLGTKDFVGPSERGGGRARGTFFRARGRGWGRGNYSGNNNNNSNNDFQKRNREEEWDPEYTPKSKKYYLHDDREGEGSDKWVGRGRGRGSFPRGRGRFMFRKSSTSPKWAHDKFSGEEGEIEDDESGTENREEKDNLQPTAE